From one Microbacterium sp. 10M-3C3 genomic stretch:
- the sdhC gene encoding succinate dehydrogenase, cytochrome b556 subunit — protein MSAPARVTPTITETTSRVPRGTLYRGREGMWSWVLHRITGVAIFFFLLVHILDTALIRVSPEAYDAVIGTYKNPIMGLGEVALVGAIAYHAYNGLRIIAVDMWSWATRHQRQLWWGVLGLWVVTMLGFTPRHLINVFSAIGGGQ, from the coding sequence ATCCCGCGTGCCGCGCGGCACCCTCTACCGCGGCCGCGAAGGCATGTGGTCGTGGGTGCTGCACCGGATCACCGGCGTCGCGATCTTCTTCTTCCTGCTCGTCCACATCCTCGACACGGCGCTCATCCGCGTCTCCCCCGAGGCCTACGACGCCGTCATCGGCACGTACAAGAACCCGATCATGGGGCTGGGCGAGGTCGCCCTCGTCGGCGCCATCGCCTACCACGCCTACAACGGCCTGCGCATCATCGCGGTCGACATGTGGTCGTGGGCGACGCGCCACCAGCGTCAGCTGTGGTGGGGCGTGCTCGGCCTGTGGGTCGTCACGATGCTCGGGTTCACCCCGCGCCACCTGATCAATGTGTTCTCCGCGATCGGAGGGGGTCAGTGA
- a CDS encoding succinate dehydrogenase hydrophobic membrane anchor subunit — translation MSVAQQAATIPAPRTRNRGSNLEKWGWIYMRASGVLLIVLIFGHLFVNLMVGEGIQQIDFAFVAGKYASPFWQWWDVLMLWLALIHGANGMRTIVNDYVGNATARRVLVWTLGLSAAFLILLGTLVVFTFDPCLGFSAETSSDFLQSICQ, via the coding sequence ATGTCCGTCGCCCAGCAGGCCGCGACCATCCCGGCCCCGCGCACGCGCAACCGCGGCTCCAACCTCGAGAAGTGGGGCTGGATCTACATGCGCGCCTCCGGCGTGCTCCTGATCGTCCTGATCTTCGGCCACCTGTTCGTGAACCTCATGGTCGGCGAGGGCATCCAACAGATCGACTTCGCGTTCGTCGCCGGCAAGTACGCGTCGCCGTTCTGGCAGTGGTGGGACGTCCTGATGCTGTGGCTCGCGCTCATCCACGGCGCCAACGGCATGCGCACGATCGTGAACGACTACGTCGGCAACGCCACCGCCCGCCGCGTGCTGGTGTGGACGCTCGGCCTGTCGGCCGCCTTCCTCATCCTGCTCGGCACGCTCGTGGTCTTCACCTTCGACCCGTGCCTCGGCTTCTCCGCCGAGACCAGCTCGGACTTCCTGCAGTCCATCTGCCAGTAA
- the sdhA gene encoding succinate dehydrogenase flavoprotein subunit translates to MRTQTTADHVVKDGVHYHQFDVVIVGAGGAGMRAAIEAGPGAKTAVISKLYPTRSHTGAAQGGMAAALANVEEDSWEWHTFDTIKGGDYLVDQDAAEILAKEAIDAVIDLENMGLPFNRTPEGKIDQRRFGGHTADHGKTPVRRACYAADRTGHMILQTLFQNCVKLGINFFNEFYVLDLITVKDAAGKTQVAGVVAYELATGDLHVFQSKAVIFATGGFGKIFKTTSNAHTLTGDGVGIVWRKGLPLEDMEFFQFHPTGLAGLGILLTEGARGEGAILRNASGERFMERYAPTIKDLAPRDIVARCMVQEVAEGRGAGPHRDYVLLDCTHLGAEVLETKLPDITEFARTYLGVDPVVEPVPVMPTAHYAMGGIPTNIKAEVLSDNDTVVPGLYAAGECACVSVHGSNRLGTNSLLDINVFGKRAGRNAVEYVKTADFVPLPEDPAKEVREMIEGLRANSGTERIAVLRKTLQDEMDKGAQVFRTHDSLAHVMDVIADLRERYKNVHVDDKGKRFNTDLLEAVELGFLLDLAEVVVYSAQNREESRGGHMRDDFPTRDDENYMKHTMAYLTGDPHSSHPADHIELGWKPVVFTTNEEGELRYPPLERKY, encoded by the coding sequence GTGCGCACTCAGACCACTGCGGACCACGTCGTCAAGGACGGCGTGCACTACCACCAGTTCGACGTCGTGATCGTGGGCGCCGGCGGCGCCGGCATGCGGGCCGCGATCGAGGCGGGGCCCGGCGCCAAGACCGCGGTCATCTCGAAGCTCTACCCGACGCGCTCGCACACGGGGGCGGCGCAGGGCGGCATGGCGGCAGCGCTCGCGAACGTCGAAGAGGACTCGTGGGAGTGGCACACCTTCGACACGATCAAGGGCGGCGACTACCTCGTCGACCAGGACGCGGCGGAGATCCTCGCGAAGGAGGCCATCGACGCGGTCATCGACCTCGAGAACATGGGCCTGCCCTTCAACCGCACGCCCGAGGGCAAGATCGACCAGCGCCGCTTCGGCGGTCACACCGCCGACCACGGCAAGACCCCCGTGCGCCGCGCGTGCTACGCCGCCGACCGCACCGGCCACATGATCCTGCAGACGCTGTTCCAGAACTGCGTCAAGCTCGGCATCAACTTCTTCAACGAGTTCTACGTGCTCGACCTCATCACGGTGAAGGATGCGGCGGGCAAGACCCAGGTCGCGGGCGTCGTCGCGTACGAGCTGGCCACGGGCGACCTGCACGTCTTCCAGTCCAAGGCGGTCATCTTCGCCACGGGCGGCTTCGGGAAGATCTTCAAGACCACCTCCAACGCGCACACGCTCACCGGCGACGGCGTGGGAATCGTGTGGCGCAAGGGCCTGCCGCTCGAGGACATGGAGTTCTTCCAGTTCCACCCGACCGGCCTCGCCGGGCTCGGCATCCTCCTGACCGAGGGCGCGCGCGGTGAGGGCGCGATCCTGCGCAACGCCAGCGGCGAGCGCTTCATGGAGCGCTACGCCCCCACGATCAAAGACCTCGCGCCGCGCGACATCGTCGCGCGCTGCATGGTGCAGGAGGTCGCGGAGGGACGCGGCGCCGGCCCCCACCGCGACTACGTGCTGCTGGACTGCACGCACCTGGGCGCCGAGGTGCTCGAGACCAAGCTCCCCGACATCACCGAGTTCGCCCGCACGTACCTGGGCGTCGACCCGGTCGTCGAGCCGGTGCCGGTCATGCCGACCGCGCACTACGCGATGGGCGGCATCCCGACCAACATCAAGGCCGAGGTGCTCTCCGACAACGACACCGTCGTGCCCGGCCTGTACGCCGCCGGCGAGTGCGCGTGCGTGTCGGTGCACGGCTCCAACCGCCTGGGCACCAACTCGCTCCTGGACATCAACGTCTTCGGCAAGCGCGCCGGCCGCAACGCGGTCGAGTACGTCAAGACCGCCGACTTCGTGCCGCTGCCCGAGGACCCCGCCAAGGAGGTCCGCGAGATGATCGAGGGCCTGCGCGCCAACAGCGGCACCGAGCGCATCGCGGTGCTTCGCAAGACGCTGCAGGACGAGATGGACAAGGGCGCGCAGGTGTTCCGCACGCACGACTCCCTCGCCCACGTCATGGACGTGATCGCCGACCTGCGCGAGCGCTACAAGAACGTGCACGTCGACGACAAGGGCAAGCGCTTCAACACCGACCTCCTGGAGGCCGTCGAGCTGGGCTTCCTGCTCGACCTCGCCGAGGTCGTCGTCTACTCCGCGCAGAACCGGGAGGAGAGCCGCGGCGGTCACATGCGCGACGACTTCCCCACGCGCGACGACGAGAACTACATGAAGCACACCATGGCCTACCTCACGGGCGACCCCCACTCGTCGCATCCGGCCGACCACATCGAGCTCGGCTGGAAGCCCGTGGTGTTCACCACGAACGAAGAAGGCGAATTGCGCTACCCGCCGCTGGAGAGGAAGTACTGA
- a CDS encoding succinate dehydrogenase iron-sulfur subunit → MATALETTTEAPQDVEQSPADTGIQSYLVTFNIRRFDPEVDDEPRWVDYDVEMYSTDRVLDALHKIKWEVDGSLSFRRSCAHGICGSDAMRINGRNRLACKTLIKDLDISQPIYVEAIKGLPLEKDLIVDMEPFFASYREVQPFLVANSAPEPGKERIQSIVDREIFDDTTKCILCAACTSSCPVFWTDGQYFGPAAIVNAHRFIFDSRDDNADVRLDILNDKEGVWRCRTTFNCTEACPRGIEVTKAIAEVKQAVLRGR, encoded by the coding sequence ATGGCCACCGCGCTCGAGACGACCACCGAGGCCCCGCAGGACGTCGAGCAGTCGCCCGCGGACACCGGCATCCAGTCGTACCTGGTGACCTTCAACATCCGCCGCTTCGACCCCGAGGTCGATGACGAGCCGCGCTGGGTCGACTACGACGTCGAGATGTACTCGACCGACCGCGTGCTCGACGCGCTGCACAAGATCAAGTGGGAGGTCGACGGCTCGCTGTCGTTCCGCCGCTCGTGCGCGCACGGCATCTGCGGCTCCGACGCCATGCGCATCAACGGGCGCAACCGCCTCGCGTGCAAGACGCTCATCAAGGACCTCGACATCTCGCAGCCGATCTACGTCGAGGCCATCAAGGGCCTGCCGCTGGAGAAGGACCTCATCGTCGACATGGAGCCCTTCTTCGCGTCCTACCGCGAAGTGCAGCCGTTCCTGGTCGCCAACTCCGCGCCCGAGCCGGGCAAGGAGCGCATCCAGTCGATCGTCGACCGCGAGATCTTCGACGACACCACCAAGTGCATCCTGTGCGCGGCGTGCACGTCGTCGTGCCCGGTGTTCTGGACGGACGGCCAGTACTTCGGTCCCGCCGCGATCGTCAACGCGCACCGGTTCATCTTCGACTCGCGCGACGACAACGCCGACGTGCGCCTCGACATCCTCAACGACAAGGAGGGCGTGTGGCGCTGCCGCACGACCTTCAACTGCACCGAAGCGTGCCCGCGCGGCATCGAGGTCACCAAGGCCATCGCCGAGGTCAAGCAGGCGGTGCTGCGGGGCCGCTGA